A genomic region of Bdellovibrionales bacterium contains the following coding sequences:
- a CDS encoding polyphenol oxidase family protein — MFEPLKIDSQTVGFIYHGPHATLFFGNRFGTLKLLEKSFPDVRFHQLQQVHSSKWTEAHREPPLADAHFTSHKNVGLIVRTADCLPILICNQNGIAAVHAGWRGIVGGILNEHPHQFSIEGSEIYIGPHINASSFEVGTEVLEQIRPIGHQLSIPENEFILSHRDQKKSYVDLSRIVRAQLIRAGAKSIFTHDSDTLTDLNFFSYRRDHNSQGRQISFVIKKNL, encoded by the coding sequence GTGTTTGAACCTCTCAAAATTGATTCTCAAACTGTAGGATTTATTTACCACGGACCACATGCGACTCTCTTTTTTGGAAATCGGTTTGGGACTTTGAAACTGCTGGAAAAATCCTTTCCAGATGTTCGGTTTCATCAACTTCAACAAGTTCATTCCTCAAAGTGGACGGAGGCCCATCGTGAACCCCCGCTCGCCGATGCCCACTTTACCTCCCACAAAAATGTGGGACTGATCGTTCGAACCGCAGATTGTTTACCAATTTTAATCTGTAATCAAAATGGCATCGCAGCGGTACACGCTGGTTGGCGCGGAATTGTGGGAGGTATTCTCAATGAACACCCCCACCAATTTTCGATAGAGGGTTCTGAGATTTATATTGGCCCGCATATCAATGCTTCCTCCTTTGAGGTAGGAACGGAGGTTCTTGAGCAAATTCGACCCATTGGACATCAGTTATCTATTCCTGAGAATGAATTCATTTTATCTCATCGCGACCAGAAAAAATCCTATGTAGATCTCTCTCGAATTGTGCGAGCTCAGTTGATAAGAGCTGGTGCAAAATCAATCTTTACGCACGATTCTGACACCCTGACCGATTTGAACTTTTTTTCCTACCGCAGAGACCACAACTCACAAGGGCGACAAATTTCGTTTGTGATTAAAAAAAATCTCTAA
- the mltG gene encoding endolytic transglycosylase MltG encodes MKQIIGLLVSFLFICVVVVSWKFFIFLKGPMQSSSDSVVFEVSKGLSFRRIAELLEEKGIVTDKNLLIIYARFTGSSKRLRAGEYMLNRGSTPRTILEILSSGKSIQHLVTFPEGINIFEIASQLEKLGFGSAREFVKLAHDRKLIYQLLKADLHSFEGYLFPETYGFTKYTSQREIVEVMVNRFLEVYSEISKEAGNSMDRHKAVTLASIVEKETGAGPERARIASVFINRLRRGMRLQSDPTILYGIMEKTGEMKMNITREDIKDYTAYNTYRVDALPAGPIANPGREALRATLNPENSNYLYFVSRNNGTHVFSETLQDHNQAVKTFQLDPQQREGKSWRNLRDKKSASHK; translated from the coding sequence GTGAAACAGATCATTGGTTTGCTTGTTTCATTTCTGTTCATCTGCGTGGTGGTTGTTTCATGGAAGTTTTTTATTTTTTTAAAAGGGCCCATGCAGAGCTCCTCCGATTCTGTTGTTTTTGAAGTTTCCAAGGGCTTGAGTTTTCGAAGAATAGCTGAATTGTTAGAAGAAAAGGGTATTGTCACAGACAAAAATTTACTTATTATTTACGCAAGGTTCACGGGTTCCAGCAAAAGGCTAAGGGCCGGGGAATACATGCTGAATAGAGGTTCGACTCCTCGGACCATTTTGGAAATTCTCTCTTCGGGAAAGAGCATTCAACACTTGGTGACCTTTCCGGAGGGAATCAATATTTTTGAAATAGCCAGTCAATTGGAAAAATTGGGATTCGGGTCGGCAAGAGAGTTTGTTAAACTTGCGCACGATAGAAAATTGATTTACCAACTGCTCAAGGCGGATCTCCACTCTTTTGAAGGATACCTTTTTCCAGAAACATATGGCTTTACCAAATATACTTCACAGCGGGAGATCGTCGAGGTCATGGTGAATCGCTTTCTTGAAGTGTACTCCGAGATTTCAAAGGAGGCAGGAAATTCTATGGATAGGCATAAAGCTGTTACTTTGGCGAGTATTGTCGAGAAAGAAACGGGGGCGGGACCTGAAAGGGCCCGAATCGCATCGGTATTTATCAATCGTCTTCGCAGGGGCATGAGACTGCAAAGCGATCCAACGATACTCTATGGTATTATGGAAAAAACGGGAGAGATGAAAATGAATATCACCCGAGAGGACATAAAGGATTACACAGCCTACAACACTTATCGGGTCGACGCACTTCCTGCCGGCCCCATCGCAAATCCTGGTAGGGAAGCTTTGAGGGCTACTCTCAATCCAGAAAACTCAAATTACCTCTATTTTGTCAGTCGAAACAATGGAACTCATGTGTTTTCTGAGACGCTTCAAGATCACAATCAAGCTGTGAAGACCTTTCAGCTAGATCCTCAGCAACGCGAGGGGAAGTCCTGGCGAAATTTACGCGATAAGAAAAGTGCTTCGCACAAGTGA
- a CDS encoding succinylglutamate-semialdehyde dehydrogenase, whose translation MATQMNHKYLGDFIDGRFLVSERPDGSWSNLSPANLKETTLELSFRNDHVDEACGAAKKAFREWCQLKLQDRLGYLFKLKEVYISHEEQMAEVIARETGKPLWEARNESKALSSKIDVTLNHSLKLIQDEKIENALPRVDGFVRFKPRGVMAVVGPFNFPAHLPNGHIVPALATGNTIVFKPSDKTPATGQLIAEIFKKAGFPNGVFNLIQGRGDTGKRLAGHELVDGVLFTGSYEVGLKIKQDTIHHYWKILALEMGGKNSTIVWKDADLKKSVYETLLGAFLTTGQRCSGTSRVILHKDIYDKFLDQFYRHAKKLSIGHWKDNPFMGPLISSDSVDNYIRFQEIAKREGAESMMRGKVLELDHPGYYVTPSINLVEKLDSKSVYQKSEIFGPNVAVYKVEDFEEAMAINNSGGFGLVLAMFCKDRSLYEKALLEARVGLLNWNRTTNGASSKLPFGGMGKSGNDRPSAHFAVNYCTVPVSCLEDLNPYETGQDMPGMNYEYSP comes from the coding sequence ATGGCCACTCAGATGAATCATAAGTATTTAGGGGATTTTATTGATGGGCGATTCCTTGTTTCGGAGCGACCGGACGGAAGCTGGTCCAATTTAAGCCCTGCGAATCTGAAGGAGACGACTCTTGAACTTTCCTTTCGCAATGATCATGTGGATGAAGCCTGTGGAGCAGCCAAAAAGGCCTTTCGCGAATGGTGCCAATTGAAGTTACAGGATCGTTTGGGGTATCTATTCAAATTAAAGGAAGTTTATATTTCCCACGAAGAACAAATGGCGGAAGTGATTGCTCGAGAAACGGGAAAGCCCCTTTGGGAAGCCCGCAATGAGAGCAAGGCTCTATCAAGTAAGATTGACGTCACTCTCAATCATTCCCTTAAGCTGATCCAGGACGAAAAAATTGAAAATGCTCTTCCTCGAGTCGATGGGTTTGTCAGATTTAAACCGCGCGGAGTTATGGCAGTTGTTGGACCATTCAATTTTCCAGCACACTTGCCAAACGGACATATTGTTCCAGCGCTTGCAACCGGCAATACAATTGTGTTTAAGCCGTCAGATAAGACACCAGCCACTGGACAACTGATTGCTGAGATCTTCAAAAAGGCTGGATTTCCAAACGGCGTTTTTAATTTGATTCAAGGTAGGGGTGACACCGGGAAGCGGCTTGCGGGCCATGAGCTGGTGGATGGAGTTTTATTTACAGGATCATATGAAGTGGGATTAAAGATAAAACAAGATACCATTCATCATTATTGGAAAATTCTGGCTTTGGAAATGGGTGGAAAAAATTCAACAATAGTTTGGAAAGACGCTGATCTCAAGAAAAGCGTGTACGAAACCCTTTTGGGTGCATTTTTAACAACGGGGCAGCGATGCAGTGGCACGAGCAGAGTCATTCTTCATAAAGATATTTACGATAAGTTTTTGGATCAATTCTATCGCCATGCCAAAAAACTGAGTATTGGCCATTGGAAAGATAATCCATTCATGGGGCCGCTCATCAGCTCAGACTCGGTGGACAATTATATTCGTTTTCAAGAAATCGCTAAACGTGAAGGCGCGGAAAGCATGATGAGAGGAAAAGTACTGGAGCTGGATCATCCCGGCTATTACGTTACCCCTAGCATTAATCTGGTTGAAAAGCTCGACAGTAAATCGGTTTATCAAAAAAGCGAGATCTTTGGTCCAAACGTGGCTGTTTACAAAGTTGAAGATTTTGAGGAAGCAATGGCAATAAACAATTCGGGAGGGTTCGGACTGGTATTGGCAATGTTCTGTAAAGACCGATCCCTTTATGAAAAGGCCCTTTTGGAAGCACGCGTGGGGCTCTTGAATTGGAATCGAACAACAAATGGAGCCAGTTCAAAACTACCGTTTGGCGGTATGGGTAAGTCAGGAAACGACCGCCCCTCAGCTCATTTTGCAGTAAATTATTGCACGGTGCCAGTTTCCTGTCTCGAAGATTTGAATCCCTATGAAACAGGACAGGACATGCCAGGAATGAACTACGAGTATTCGCCGTGA
- a CDS encoding arginine N-succinyltransferase → MNFVVRVANQDDLAALFELASQFTLLNLPADKKILAKKIENSQLSFRGKRKIGDAEYIFVAEDLENNFISASSLIVAKTGTPTSPNYSFQVLKKERFSQELGIGFIHQILRLRVNTDGATEVGGLVVDRSYRRRPEKVGKIVSLTRFAYIAMCPDRFETELHSEMAPPLTDEGRSEFWESLGRRFTGMPYKEADLLSQQNNNFIHSLFPEEDIYLCLLDSRARLVLGRVGEETQAALHMLEKLGFKYKNEVDPFDGGPHLGVKVSEVSLIKNGKMALVGKKKRVLFDKMGVVGFGKDHDFRGGFSSYSQQGDTVYFPDKTWSALKLRLGAEIFVSPV, encoded by the coding sequence ATGAATTTTGTTGTAAGGGTGGCGAATCAAGATGATTTAGCGGCACTTTTTGAACTTGCGAGTCAGTTTACTCTTCTTAATTTGCCTGCAGATAAAAAAATACTGGCAAAAAAAATTGAAAATAGCCAGTTGTCCTTTCGGGGAAAAAGGAAAATTGGCGATGCCGAATATATTTTTGTTGCTGAGGACCTTGAAAATAATTTTATTTCCGCCAGCTCCCTCATTGTTGCCAAGACAGGAACTCCAACTTCTCCAAACTATAGTTTTCAAGTTCTCAAGAAAGAGCGTTTTAGCCAGGAATTGGGAATTGGGTTTATACATCAAATTCTCAGATTGCGAGTAAATACGGATGGCGCAACAGAGGTTGGCGGTTTGGTGGTGGATCGTAGCTATCGCAGGCGACCTGAAAAAGTTGGCAAGATAGTCAGCCTTACAAGGTTTGCCTATATTGCGATGTGCCCTGATCGCTTTGAGACCGAACTGCATTCTGAAATGGCTCCACCCTTGACTGATGAGGGGAGAAGTGAATTTTGGGAATCATTGGGACGTCGTTTTACTGGGATGCCCTACAAGGAAGCAGATCTCTTGAGTCAGCAGAATAATAATTTTATTCACAGTCTCTTTCCAGAGGAAGATATCTATCTGTGCCTTCTGGACTCGAGAGCACGCTTAGTATTAGGGAGAGTTGGCGAAGAGACTCAAGCGGCACTGCACATGCTGGAAAAACTGGGATTTAAATATAAAAATGAAGTAGATCCATTTGATGGAGGACCCCATCTGGGCGTTAAAGTGAGCGAAGTCAGCTTGATCAAGAACGGGAAGATGGCCCTGGTTGGAAAAAAGAAGCGGGTTTTATTCGATAAAATGGGTGTTGTAGGATTTGGTAAGGATCATGACTTCAGGGGTGGCTTTTCATCCTATTCGCAACAGGGAGACACTGTTTACTTTCCTGATAAAACCTGGTCCGCTTTGAAATTGAGATTGGGCGCTGAGATTTTCGTATCGCCAGTTTAG